TGGTGTGGCGGGCATCCCGGGTGCCGTTGGCCTCGGCCGCGCGCGCGAAGCCCTCCAAGGCCAGGCGCACCGCCCCGTCTCCGATGGCATGGACCTGCACCTGGAAGCCCGCCCGGTCCAGGGCGCAGACCATCGCGAAGAAGTCGGGCTCCTCCCAGAGCGGGCGGCCGCGCTCGCCGGGCCGGTCGGCGTAGGGCTCCAGGAGCAGCGCGGTGTGCGCCTCCACCACGCCGTCGAGAAAGATCTTGGCCGCCCGCGGGCGGAAGCGGTCCCCGCAATGAGCGTCGCGCAGCTCGCGCAGACGGTCGAGCTGGCCCACCCCCTGGCGCGGGTCGCAGAGCCAGGAGCCGTCCACGCACAGGGCCAGCGCGCCCCGGCGGTCGAGCTCGCGGTAGGCCCGGGCCACGTCCGGGAAGAGCGCCGCGTCGTGCAGGCCGACCACGCCGCGCTCCGCCAGGCCGCGCAGAAAGCCCTCGGCCCCGGCCAAAATCTCGGCCTCGGACTGGCGGGGCAGGGCGCCCAGGACCTGCAGAATGGCCGTCATCTCGCGCACGGTGCCGGTGGGCTCCCCGGTCTCGCGGTCGAACTCGACGACCCCGCCCGAAGGCGGCGGCGTCCCGCGCCGGATGCCCGCGGCGGCGAGCGCCCGGGAATTGGCCCAAGCCGCGTGGCCGTCCGCGGCCAGCAGGAGCGCGGGACGGTCGTTGACCGCGGCGTCGAGGGCGCGCCGGTCGGGGCCCTGCGGCCCGAAGGAGCTCTGCAGCCAGCCGCCGCCCACGAGACAGGGGGCCGCCGGAGTCGCGCGGGCGTGGCGGGCGACGGCCTCCAGGCAGTCCTTCTCGCGCACCAGGCCCGACAGGTCGCAGTCCCTGCGGAACAGCCCCGCGAACGAGGAATGCGCGTGGGAGTCGCGCCAGCCCGGCAGGACCAGGCCGCCGCGCAGGTCGAGGATCCGGGTGCCCGGGCCGCAGCGGCCGCGGACCTCCGCGTCGGGCCCGACCTGGACGATGAGCTCGCCCCGGACCGCGACTCCGCCCGGCGAAGAGGCGCCCCCGCGGTAGAGGCGGCCGTTGACCAGGACCAGGTCCGCGGGCTCGGCCGGCATCCGCGCGGCGCTCAGGATGGGACCAGGTTGGGGTCTTTGGCCTTGATATAGTCCAGGAGGCTCTTGCCCATGTCGGTGAGCAGTTGGACCTGCCCGTAGTCGAGCTGGACGTTGTTGAGATACTGCAGGATCAAGGTGTCGCCGATCTCCGTCTCGGGCAGGATCCCGGAGAAGAAGAAACCCAGCTTCTCGAACTCCGGGGCCAGGAAATAGGCCGCAGGGTCCGCGAGGTCGAGGTAGAGGTAGACGGCGCCGAGCTGGCGCCTGCAGAGGTCGTGCAGGGAAGCCCGGACCTGCCGGACCGCATCCTGGCCGTAGCGCTCGATCCAGATCTCGGCGCAGCTCTCCGAGGCGTACACGTCGGTGCGCACGGCCGCCTTCTCCTCGGCGATGCGGGCCTGCTCGGGATCCGGGACCCGGAAGCTGTGCACGGCCCCGATGTTGGCGAAGAGCTTCTCCAGCATGGGGCGGTGCGCCTGGGGCAGGTAGAGGGTCAGGCGGTGCGGGGGCTGGAGGTACTTGAAGCTGAGGGCCACGCTGAGGCGCTGCTTGCTCGCCCCGGAGATGCCCTTGAACACCCAGGAACCCGGGCTGGCCGCGAGGTAGACCCCGCAGTCGTTGATGCCGTACTTGACCACCACTTTCTGCGTGAACAGGTGGTTGGTCACGGAGTTGACGTAGACGCCGGTCAGAGGGTACTTCTTCTCCATGGAGAACAGCTGGTCGGTCAGGCGGGTCAGGCAGCCCTGGCCGCGGTACTCCATGTTGACGAAGGCGAAGGTGAGCTCCGCGATGCGCGCCCCTACGCGGGGGTAGTGCAGGGCGGCGTGGCCCATGAACTTGTTCTCCTTGGTGACCGCGACCACGGAAATGAGCTCCTCGCTGGCGTTGAGCTCGGCCAGGCGCTCGGGGTAGTAGATGTTGTCGTCGAAGAAGGTGTAGCCGTGCGACTTGTAGGCGCAGCGGGAGACCTCGATGGCCTCCTCCCGGCGCATGCGGCGCACGTCGTAGGGAATCTTCTCCTGGATGACCTTGGCGGCCGGGGGCCCCGCCTCCTCCTCCAGCTTCTGGCCCGGGAAATACTCCTCGATGCTCTTCTGGGGCAGGCGCTTGACCAGGTGCAGCTCCTTGCCTTCGCAGCCCAGGTTCACGAAGGAGACCTCGTCCATGACCTTCTTCATGAGGTGCATGCCCAGCCCGGCGGTGTCCTTCTGAAGAGCCTGCTTGGGGTCGTAGTCCTTGAGGAGGGAGGGGTCGAAGGGCAGGCCGCGGTCCTTGATGATGAGCCGCAGCCCCAGGGGGGCGCGCTCGGCGATGATGTCGAAGTCGGCCTGCTCTGCGGCCTCGAAAGCGTGCTTGATGACGTTGGCCACAGCCTCCTCGGCCGCGAGCTCGATCTCGCCCAAAGCGGGCTCCTGGAACCCGAACTTCTCGGCGGCCTTGCGCACGAAGGCCAGGACGAGGTCGAGGTAGCCGAGGTCGTTGGGGATGGTGAGCTTCAAGGAATCGAGTCGAGCCATGGTTGGCCTCCCATTCTGGTCGCTGGCGGCGGGATACTGGCCGCGGACGGTCGTGATTGTACCAAAGATGACTTACGGCTGGGCAGAATCAGGACAGCACGTGCCCCAGGAAGTAGGGCAGCTGCTTGCGCCACCAGGGCCAGTCGTGGTTCACGTCCTGGCCCCAGAGGTCGAGCCAATGCGGCACGCCCTTGCCGGTCAGGACCTGGGACAGGCGCTGGCTCTCGGGCAGGCAGACGTGCTCCCAGGCGCCCTGGCCCACGCAGATGATGATGCGGCTCTGGCGGTAAAGGTCCAGGAACCAGTCGTTGTTGAGGCCGGGCAGGTAGCGCAGGGGGTCGTTGTAGTAGATGTTGTCGTCGCAGTAGTCCCCCAGCGGATGGTAGTTCTCCAGGCTGTAGACGCCGCTCAAGGCGATGACGGTGTCGCAGAGGTCCGGATGGCGGAAGAAGAAGTTGGCCGCGTGGAAGGCGCCGCCGCTGCAGCCGGTGACGATCATCTGCCGCGGGGCGCTGCTCCCGGTCATCGAGCCCACGAAGGGGAGGACCTCGTGCAGCAGGCACGCCTCCCAGGCCGCGTGCCGGCGCCCGCGCTCGGCCGGGTGGGCGCCCTCGTTGGCCCAGCTCTCCCAGTCCCGGCCGTCGACCGCGACGATGCGCAGACGGCCCGCTTCCAGGAACGGCC
Above is a window of Elusimicrobiota bacterium DNA encoding:
- a CDS encoding amidohydrolase; the protein is MPAEPADLVLVNGRLYRGGASSPGGVAVRGELIVQVGPDAEVRGRCGPGTRILDLRGGLVLPGWRDSHAHSSFAGLFRRDCDLSGLVREKDCLEAVARHARATPAAPCLVGGGWLQSSFGPQGPDRRALDAAVNDRPALLLAADGHAAWANSRALAAAGIRRGTPPPSGGVVEFDRETGEPTGTVREMTAILQVLGALPRQSEAEILAGAEGFLRGLAERGVVGLHDAALFPDVARAYRELDRRGALALCVDGSWLCDPRQGVGQLDRLRELRDAHCGDRFRPRAAKIFLDGVVEAHTALLLEPYADRPGERGRPLWEEPDFFAMVCALDRAGFQVQVHAIGDGAVRLALEGFARAAEANGTRDARHTIAHVELVSDEDLPRFRELGVLAVVQPQWFYKDAHSDRLLDVHLGPQRAAGRFRMRSLLQAGATVACGSDWPVGGDVISLDPLDSIQIGATRRAIDAGPDTPAYMPEERASLRDLIDGYTLRGAFAGLRERETGSIDVGKRADLTVLDRDICAAAPQEIGRAEVLWTIAAGRLVFAR
- a CDS encoding ATP-binding protein → MARLDSLKLTIPNDLGYLDLVLAFVRKAAEKFGFQEPALGEIELAAEEAVANVIKHAFEAAEQADFDIIAERAPLGLRLIIKDRGLPFDPSLLKDYDPKQALQKDTAGLGMHLMKKVMDEVSFVNLGCEGKELHLVKRLPQKSIEEYFPGQKLEEEAGPPAAKVIQEKIPYDVRRMRREEAIEVSRCAYKSHGYTFFDDNIYYPERLAELNASEELISVVAVTKENKFMGHAALHYPRVGARIAELTFAFVNMEYRGQGCLTRLTDQLFSMEKKYPLTGVYVNSVTNHLFTQKVVVKYGINDCGVYLAASPGSWVFKGISGASKQRLSVALSFKYLQPPHRLTLYLPQAHRPMLEKLFANIGAVHSFRVPDPEQARIAEEKAAVRTDVYASESCAEIWIERYGQDAVRQVRASLHDLCRRQLGAVYLYLDLADPAAYFLAPEFEKLGFFFSGILPETEIGDTLILQYLNNVQLDYGQVQLLTDMGKSLLDYIKAKDPNLVPS
- a CDS encoding alpha/beta hydrolase-fold protein: MNDHHKWYSPRLSEDFELKTYGHAGKPMLVFPSVGGRFFDFENFGMVEACRPFLEAGRLRIVAVDGRDWESWANEGAHPAERGRRHAAWEACLLHEVLPFVGSMTGSSAPRQMIVTGCSGGAFHAANFFFRHPDLCDTVIALSGVYSLENYHPLGDYCDDNIYYNDPLRYLPGLNNDWFLDLYRQSRIIICVGQGAWEHVCLPESQRLSQVLTGKGVPHWLDLWGQDVNHDWPWWRKQLPYFLGHVLS